The proteins below are encoded in one region of Apium graveolens cultivar Ventura chromosome 4, ASM990537v1, whole genome shotgun sequence:
- the LOC141719506 gene encoding uncharacterized protein LOC141719506, which translates to MSAAFGFGFDPIGNDYKVVRIAHFCSNKVRDSEVYSANTNEWRNVRPFHPEYVNIPEYRDYDFQVPEDFPEYNQFDVCVNGILCCLGFYGILAFDLNNEVFTTRNLLPARSSDYCFTDFSDFIAVITYNKEKERNYIFNLWTLNDEACLRGGGGGGVEASWTLKLSIDVQYPDPRVWGCFNCGDFVLCTEDDDCLLYNSHKKEARIVPVSIIISRRIFKYNESLVSIT; encoded by the coding sequence ATGTCGGCTGCTTTTGGGTTTGGTTTCGATCCCATAGGGAATGATTATAAGGTTGTTAGGATTGCACATTTCTGTAGCAATAAGGTTAGGGATTCTGAGGTCTATTCTGCAAATACTAATGAATGGCGAAATGTAAGACCTTTCCATCCCGAGTACGTTAATATTCCAGAGTACAGGGATTATGATTTTCAGGTGCCGGAGGATTTTCCGGAATACAATCAATTTGATGTTTGTGTGAATGGTATCCTGTGTTGCTTGGGTTTTTATGGTATATTGGCTTTTGATTTAAACAATGAGGTGTTCACTACTCGTAATCTGCTACCTGCTAGATCTTCTGATTATTGCTTTACCGATTTCAGTGATTTTATTGCTGTCATTACCTATAATAAAGAAAAGGAGCGGAATTACATATTTAACTTGTGGACGTTGAATGATGAGGCATGCCTtcgtggtggtggtggtggtggagtGGAGGCGTCATGGACTCTAAAGCTCAGTATTGATGTACAATATCCGGATCCGCGTGTTTGGGGCTGCTTCAACTGTGGTGATTTTGTGTTATGTACTGAAGACGATGATTGTCTTTTGTATAACTCTCACAAGAAAGAGGCCAGGATTGTCCCAGTTTCGATTATCATTAGTCGCCGAATTTTTAAGTATAATGAGAGTTTGGTTTCAATCACATGA